A section of the Papio anubis isolate 15944 chromosome 2, Panubis1.0, whole genome shotgun sequence genome encodes:
- the APPL1 gene encoding DCC-interacting protein 13-alpha isoform X2, translating into MTCEAETRSLLGVFEEDATAISNYMNQLYQAMHRIYDAQNELSAATHLTSKLLKEYEKQRFPLGGDDEVMSSTLQQFSKVIDELSSCHAVLSTQLADAMMFPITQFKERDLKEILTLKEVFQIASNDHDAAINRYSRLSKKRENDKVKYEVTEDVYTSRKKQHQTMMHYFCALNTLQYKKKIALLEPLLGYMQAQISFFKMGSENLNEQLEEFLANIGTSVQNVRREMDSDIETMQQTIEDLEVASDPLYVPDPDPTKFPVNRNLTRKAGYLNARNKTGLVSSTWDRQFYFTQGGNLMSQARGDVAGGLAMDIDNCSVMAVDCEDRRYCFQITSFDGKKSSILQAESKKDHEEWICTINNISKQIYLSENPEETAARVNQSALEAVTPSPSFQQRHESLRPAAGQSRPPTARTSSSGSLGSESTNLAALSLDSLVAPDTPIQFDIISPVCEDQPGQAKAFGQGGRRTNPFGESGGIIKSETEDSILHQLFIVRFLGSMEVKSDDHPDVVYETMRQILAARAIHNIFRMTESHLLVTCDCLKLIDPQTQVTRLTFPLPCVVLYATHQENKRLFGFVLRTSSGRSESNLSSVCYIFESNNEGEKICDSVGLAKQIALHAELDRRASEKQKEIERVKEKQQKELNKQKQIEKDLEEQSRLIAASSRPNQASSEGQFVVLSSSQSEESDLGEGGKKRESEA; encoded by the exons ATGACTTGTGAGGCAGAG ACAAGGTCTTTACTGGGTGTATTTGAAGAAGATGCCACAGCTATTTCCAACTATATGAATCAGTTGTATCAAGCTATGCATCGGATTTATGATGCACAG AATGAATTAAGTGCAGCAACACACCTGAcctcaaaacttttaaaagaatatgaaaaacag cGTTTTCCATTGGGAGGTGATGATGAAGTTATGAGCTCTACATTGCAACAGTTTTCAAAAGTTATAGATGag cttaGCTCTTGTCATGCAGTACTTTCAACTCAACTTGCTGATGCCATGATGTTCCCCATTACCCAGTTTAAAGAAAGAGATCTGAAAG AAATACTAACGTTAAAGGAAGTATTTCAGATTGCAAGTAACG ATCATGATGCTGCAATTAACAGATATAGCCGATtatccaaaaaaagagaaaatgacaag GTGAAGTATGAAGTAACAGAAGATGTGTACACGTCCAGAAAGAAACAACACCAGACCATGATGCATTATTTTTGTGCATTAAATACTCTTCAGTACAAGAAGAAAATAGCATTGTTAGAACCTCTACTTGGGTACATGCAAGCTCAG ATAAGTTTCTTTAAGATGGGTTCTGAAAATCTTAATGAACAACTGGAAGAATTTTTAGCTAATATTGGAACAAGCGTTCAGAa TGTTCGCAGGGAAATGGACAGTGATATAGAGACCATGCAACAGACAATAGAGGATTTGGAAGTAGCCAGTGATCCCTTATATGTGCCTGACCCAGACCCCACCAAATTTCCTGTTAATCGAAATTTAACCCGAAAGGCTGGATACCTTAATGCTAGGAA TAAAACAGGCTTGGTGTCATCTACCTGGGACAGACAGTTTTACTTCACGCAGGGTGGAAATTTAATGAGTCAGGCCCGTGGGGATGTAGCAGGAGGCCTGGCCATGGACATAGACAACTGTTCAGTGATGGCTGTGGACTGTGAAGACAGACGATATTGTTTTCAGATCACCTCTTTCGATGGAAAAAA ATCTTCAATTTTGCAAGCAGAGAGTAAAAAAGATCATGAAGAG TGGATCTGTACAATAAACAACATATCTAAACAAATATACTTAAGTGAAAATCCagag gaaacTGCTGCACGAGTAAATCAGTCAGCTCTGGAAGCTGTCACTCCTTCCCCATCTTTCCAGCAGAGGCACGAGAGCCTGCGGCCAGCCGCAGG ACAATCTCGGCCACCGACAGCTCGAACCAGCAGTTCAGGATCCTTAGGATCTGAGTCTACAAATTTGGCTGCCCTGTCTCTAGATTCCCTTGTTGCCCCAGACACCCCAATACAGTTTGACATAATTTCTCCTGTGTgtgaagatcagcctggccaggcAAAAGCCTTTGGCCAGGGAGGCAG GCGTACAAATCCATTTGGAGAATCTGGGGGAATTATAAAATCTGAAACTGAAG ATTCTATTCTTCATCAGTTATTTATTGTCCGATTCCTTGGTTCAATGGAGGTGAAATCAGATGACCATCCAGATGTTGTTTATGAAACTATGCGCCAAATCTTAGCTGCCCGGGCCATCCATAACATCTTTCGGATGACAGAATCGCATTTATTAGTCACTTGTGACTGTTTAAA gttAATTGATCCACAGACACAAGTTACAAGGCTCACG TTTCCATTACCTTGTGTAGTTTTGTATGCTACACACCAGGAAAATAAGCGCCTTTTTGGATTTGTTCTTCGGACATCAAGTGGGAGAAGTGAAAGTAATCTGTCATCAGTCTGCTATATATTCGAGTCAAACAATGAGGGGGAAAAG ATATGTGATTCTGTTGGACTGGCAAAACAGATAGCTTTGCATGCTGAACTG GATCGTAGggcatcagaaaaacaaaaagaaatagagagagtaaaagagaagcaacagaaagaactcaataaacaaaaacagattgAAAAG GACTTGGAAGAACAAAGTCGGTTGATAGCTGCGTCCAGTAGACCAAACCAAGCCAGTAGTGAGGGGCAGTTTGTTGTCCTTAGCAGTAGCCAGTCAGAAGAGAGTGATttgggagaaggaggaaagaagagagagtcAGAAGCATAA
- the APPL1 gene encoding DCC-interacting protein 13-alpha isoform X4 gives MPGIDKLPIEETLEDSPQTRSLLGVFEEDATAISNYMNQLYQAMHRIYDAQNELSAATHLTSKLLKEYEKQRFPLGGDDEVMSSTLQQFSKVIDELSSCHAVLSTQLADAMMFPITQFKERDLKEILTLKEVFQIASNDHDAAINRYSRLSKKRENDKVKYEVTEDVYTSRKKQHQTMMHYFCALNTLQYKKKIALLEPLLGYMQAQISFFKMGSENLNEQLEEFLANIGTSVQNKTGLVSSTWDRQFYFTQGGNLMSQARGDVAGGLAMDIDNCSVMAVDCEDRRYCFQITSFDGKKSSILQAESKKDHEEWICTINNISKQIYLSENPEETAARVNQSALEAVTPSPSFQQRHESLRPAAGQSRPPTARTSSSGSLGSESTNLAALSLDSLVAPDTPIQFDIISPVCEDQPGQAKAFGQGGRRTNPFGESGGIIKSETEDSILHQLFIVRFLGSMEVKSDDHPDVVYETMRQILAARAIHNIFRMTESHLLVTCDCLKLIDPQTQVTRLTFPLPCVVLYATHQENKRLFGFVLRTSSGRSESNLSSVCYIFESNNEGEKICDSVGLAKQIALHAELDRRASEKQKEIERVKEKQQKELNKQKQIEKDLEEQSRLIAASSRPNQASSEGQFVVLSSSQSEESDLGEGGKKRESEA, from the exons ATGCCGGGGATCGACAAACTGCCCATCGAGGAGACGCTGGAGGACAGCCCGCAG ACAAGGTCTTTACTGGGTGTATTTGAAGAAGATGCCACAGCTATTTCCAACTATATGAATCAGTTGTATCAAGCTATGCATCGGATTTATGATGCACAG AATGAATTAAGTGCAGCAACACACCTGAcctcaaaacttttaaaagaatatgaaaaacag cGTTTTCCATTGGGAGGTGATGATGAAGTTATGAGCTCTACATTGCAACAGTTTTCAAAAGTTATAGATGag cttaGCTCTTGTCATGCAGTACTTTCAACTCAACTTGCTGATGCCATGATGTTCCCCATTACCCAGTTTAAAGAAAGAGATCTGAAAG AAATACTAACGTTAAAGGAAGTATTTCAGATTGCAAGTAACG ATCATGATGCTGCAATTAACAGATATAGCCGATtatccaaaaaaagagaaaatgacaag GTGAAGTATGAAGTAACAGAAGATGTGTACACGTCCAGAAAGAAACAACACCAGACCATGATGCATTATTTTTGTGCATTAAATACTCTTCAGTACAAGAAGAAAATAGCATTGTTAGAACCTCTACTTGGGTACATGCAAGCTCAG ATAAGTTTCTTTAAGATGGGTTCTGAAAATCTTAATGAACAACTGGAAGAATTTTTAGCTAATATTGGAACAAGCGTTCAGAa TAAAACAGGCTTGGTGTCATCTACCTGGGACAGACAGTTTTACTTCACGCAGGGTGGAAATTTAATGAGTCAGGCCCGTGGGGATGTAGCAGGAGGCCTGGCCATGGACATAGACAACTGTTCAGTGATGGCTGTGGACTGTGAAGACAGACGATATTGTTTTCAGATCACCTCTTTCGATGGAAAAAA ATCTTCAATTTTGCAAGCAGAGAGTAAAAAAGATCATGAAGAG TGGATCTGTACAATAAACAACATATCTAAACAAATATACTTAAGTGAAAATCCagag gaaacTGCTGCACGAGTAAATCAGTCAGCTCTGGAAGCTGTCACTCCTTCCCCATCTTTCCAGCAGAGGCACGAGAGCCTGCGGCCAGCCGCAGG ACAATCTCGGCCACCGACAGCTCGAACCAGCAGTTCAGGATCCTTAGGATCTGAGTCTACAAATTTGGCTGCCCTGTCTCTAGATTCCCTTGTTGCCCCAGACACCCCAATACAGTTTGACATAATTTCTCCTGTGTgtgaagatcagcctggccaggcAAAAGCCTTTGGCCAGGGAGGCAG GCGTACAAATCCATTTGGAGAATCTGGGGGAATTATAAAATCTGAAACTGAAG ATTCTATTCTTCATCAGTTATTTATTGTCCGATTCCTTGGTTCAATGGAGGTGAAATCAGATGACCATCCAGATGTTGTTTATGAAACTATGCGCCAAATCTTAGCTGCCCGGGCCATCCATAACATCTTTCGGATGACAGAATCGCATTTATTAGTCACTTGTGACTGTTTAAA gttAATTGATCCACAGACACAAGTTACAAGGCTCACG TTTCCATTACCTTGTGTAGTTTTGTATGCTACACACCAGGAAAATAAGCGCCTTTTTGGATTTGTTCTTCGGACATCAAGTGGGAGAAGTGAAAGTAATCTGTCATCAGTCTGCTATATATTCGAGTCAAACAATGAGGGGGAAAAG ATATGTGATTCTGTTGGACTGGCAAAACAGATAGCTTTGCATGCTGAACTG GATCGTAGggcatcagaaaaacaaaaagaaatagagagagtaaaagagaagcaacagaaagaactcaataaacaaaaacagattgAAAAG GACTTGGAAGAACAAAGTCGGTTGATAGCTGCGTCCAGTAGACCAAACCAAGCCAGTAGTGAGGGGCAGTTTGTTGTCCTTAGCAGTAGCCAGTCAGAAGAGAGTGATttgggagaaggaggaaagaagagagagtcAGAAGCATAA
- the APPL1 gene encoding DCC-interacting protein 13-alpha isoform X1, whose protein sequence is MPGIDKLPIEETLEDSPQTRSLLGVFEEDATAISNYMNQLYQAMHRIYDAQNELSAATHLTSKLLKEYEKQRFPLGGDDEVMSSTLQQFSKVIDELSSCHAVLSTQLADAMMFPITQFKERDLKEILTLKEVFQIASNDHDAAINRYSRLSKKRENDKVKYEVTEDVYTSRKKQHQTMMHYFCALNTLQYKKKIALLEPLLGYMQAQISFFKMGSENLNEQLEEFLANIGTSVQNVRREMDSDIETMQQTIEDLEVASDPLYVPDPDPTKFPVNRNLTRKAGYLNARNKTGLVSSTWDRQFYFTQGGNLMSQARGDVAGGLAMDIDNCSVMAVDCEDRRYCFQITSFDGKKSSILQAESKKDHEEWICTINNISKQIYLSENPEETAARVNQSALEAVTPSPSFQQRHESLRPAAGQSRPPTARTSSSGSLGSESTNLAALSLDSLVAPDTPIQFDIISPVCEDQPGQAKAFGQGGRRTNPFGESGGIIKSETEDSILHQLFIVRFLGSMEVKSDDHPDVVYETMRQILAARAIHNIFRMTESHLLVTCDCLKLIDPQTQVTRLTFPLPCVVLYATHQENKRLFGFVLRTSSGRSESNLSSVCYIFESNNEGEKICDSVGLAKQIALHAELDRRASEKQKEIERVKEKQQKELNKQKQIEKDLEEQSRLIAASSRPNQASSEGQFVVLSSSQSEESDLGEGGKKRESEA, encoded by the exons ATGCCGGGGATCGACAAACTGCCCATCGAGGAGACGCTGGAGGACAGCCCGCAG ACAAGGTCTTTACTGGGTGTATTTGAAGAAGATGCCACAGCTATTTCCAACTATATGAATCAGTTGTATCAAGCTATGCATCGGATTTATGATGCACAG AATGAATTAAGTGCAGCAACACACCTGAcctcaaaacttttaaaagaatatgaaaaacag cGTTTTCCATTGGGAGGTGATGATGAAGTTATGAGCTCTACATTGCAACAGTTTTCAAAAGTTATAGATGag cttaGCTCTTGTCATGCAGTACTTTCAACTCAACTTGCTGATGCCATGATGTTCCCCATTACCCAGTTTAAAGAAAGAGATCTGAAAG AAATACTAACGTTAAAGGAAGTATTTCAGATTGCAAGTAACG ATCATGATGCTGCAATTAACAGATATAGCCGATtatccaaaaaaagagaaaatgacaag GTGAAGTATGAAGTAACAGAAGATGTGTACACGTCCAGAAAGAAACAACACCAGACCATGATGCATTATTTTTGTGCATTAAATACTCTTCAGTACAAGAAGAAAATAGCATTGTTAGAACCTCTACTTGGGTACATGCAAGCTCAG ATAAGTTTCTTTAAGATGGGTTCTGAAAATCTTAATGAACAACTGGAAGAATTTTTAGCTAATATTGGAACAAGCGTTCAGAa TGTTCGCAGGGAAATGGACAGTGATATAGAGACCATGCAACAGACAATAGAGGATTTGGAAGTAGCCAGTGATCCCTTATATGTGCCTGACCCAGACCCCACCAAATTTCCTGTTAATCGAAATTTAACCCGAAAGGCTGGATACCTTAATGCTAGGAA TAAAACAGGCTTGGTGTCATCTACCTGGGACAGACAGTTTTACTTCACGCAGGGTGGAAATTTAATGAGTCAGGCCCGTGGGGATGTAGCAGGAGGCCTGGCCATGGACATAGACAACTGTTCAGTGATGGCTGTGGACTGTGAAGACAGACGATATTGTTTTCAGATCACCTCTTTCGATGGAAAAAA ATCTTCAATTTTGCAAGCAGAGAGTAAAAAAGATCATGAAGAG TGGATCTGTACAATAAACAACATATCTAAACAAATATACTTAAGTGAAAATCCagag gaaacTGCTGCACGAGTAAATCAGTCAGCTCTGGAAGCTGTCACTCCTTCCCCATCTTTCCAGCAGAGGCACGAGAGCCTGCGGCCAGCCGCAGG ACAATCTCGGCCACCGACAGCTCGAACCAGCAGTTCAGGATCCTTAGGATCTGAGTCTACAAATTTGGCTGCCCTGTCTCTAGATTCCCTTGTTGCCCCAGACACCCCAATACAGTTTGACATAATTTCTCCTGTGTgtgaagatcagcctggccaggcAAAAGCCTTTGGCCAGGGAGGCAG GCGTACAAATCCATTTGGAGAATCTGGGGGAATTATAAAATCTGAAACTGAAG ATTCTATTCTTCATCAGTTATTTATTGTCCGATTCCTTGGTTCAATGGAGGTGAAATCAGATGACCATCCAGATGTTGTTTATGAAACTATGCGCCAAATCTTAGCTGCCCGGGCCATCCATAACATCTTTCGGATGACAGAATCGCATTTATTAGTCACTTGTGACTGTTTAAA gttAATTGATCCACAGACACAAGTTACAAGGCTCACG TTTCCATTACCTTGTGTAGTTTTGTATGCTACACACCAGGAAAATAAGCGCCTTTTTGGATTTGTTCTTCGGACATCAAGTGGGAGAAGTGAAAGTAATCTGTCATCAGTCTGCTATATATTCGAGTCAAACAATGAGGGGGAAAAG ATATGTGATTCTGTTGGACTGGCAAAACAGATAGCTTTGCATGCTGAACTG GATCGTAGggcatcagaaaaacaaaaagaaatagagagagtaaaagagaagcaacagaaagaactcaataaacaaaaacagattgAAAAG GACTTGGAAGAACAAAGTCGGTTGATAGCTGCGTCCAGTAGACCAAACCAAGCCAGTAGTGAGGGGCAGTTTGTTGTCCTTAGCAGTAGCCAGTCAGAAGAGAGTGATttgggagaaggaggaaagaagagagagtcAGAAGCATAA
- the APPL1 gene encoding DCC-interacting protein 13-alpha isoform X3, whose product MPGIDKLPIEETLEDSPQTRSLLGVFEEDATAISNYMNQLYQAMHRIYDAQNELSAATHLTSKLLKEYEKQRFPLGGDDEVMSSTLQQFSKVIDELSSCHAVLSTQLADAMMFPITQFKERDLKEILTLKEVFQIASNDHDAAINRYSRLSKKRENDKVKYEVTEDVYTSRKKQHQTMMHYFCALNTLQYKKKIALLEPLLGYMQAQISFFKMGSENLNEQLEEFLANIGTSVQNVRREMDSDIETMQQTIEDLEVASDPLYVPDPDPTKFPVNRNLTRKAGYLNARNKTGLVSSTWDRQFYFTQGGNLMSQARGDVAGGLAMDIDNCSVMAVDCEDRRYCFQITSFDGKKSSILQAESKKDHEEWICTINNISKQIYLSENPEETAARVNQSALEAVTPSPSFQQRHESLRPAAGQSRPPTARTSSSGSLGSESTNLAALSLDSLVAPDTPIQFDIISPVCEDQPGQAKAFGQGGRRTNPFGESGGIIKSETEDSILHQLFIVRFLGSMEVKSDDHPDVVYETMRQILAARAIHNIFRMTESHLLVTCDCLKLIDPQTQVTRLTFPLPCVVLYATHQENKRLFGFVLRTSSGRSESNLSSVCYIFESNNEGEKICDSVGLAKQIALHAELDLEEQSRLIAASSRPNQASSEGQFVVLSSSQSEESDLGEGGKKRESEA is encoded by the exons ATGCCGGGGATCGACAAACTGCCCATCGAGGAGACGCTGGAGGACAGCCCGCAG ACAAGGTCTTTACTGGGTGTATTTGAAGAAGATGCCACAGCTATTTCCAACTATATGAATCAGTTGTATCAAGCTATGCATCGGATTTATGATGCACAG AATGAATTAAGTGCAGCAACACACCTGAcctcaaaacttttaaaagaatatgaaaaacag cGTTTTCCATTGGGAGGTGATGATGAAGTTATGAGCTCTACATTGCAACAGTTTTCAAAAGTTATAGATGag cttaGCTCTTGTCATGCAGTACTTTCAACTCAACTTGCTGATGCCATGATGTTCCCCATTACCCAGTTTAAAGAAAGAGATCTGAAAG AAATACTAACGTTAAAGGAAGTATTTCAGATTGCAAGTAACG ATCATGATGCTGCAATTAACAGATATAGCCGATtatccaaaaaaagagaaaatgacaag GTGAAGTATGAAGTAACAGAAGATGTGTACACGTCCAGAAAGAAACAACACCAGACCATGATGCATTATTTTTGTGCATTAAATACTCTTCAGTACAAGAAGAAAATAGCATTGTTAGAACCTCTACTTGGGTACATGCAAGCTCAG ATAAGTTTCTTTAAGATGGGTTCTGAAAATCTTAATGAACAACTGGAAGAATTTTTAGCTAATATTGGAACAAGCGTTCAGAa TGTTCGCAGGGAAATGGACAGTGATATAGAGACCATGCAACAGACAATAGAGGATTTGGAAGTAGCCAGTGATCCCTTATATGTGCCTGACCCAGACCCCACCAAATTTCCTGTTAATCGAAATTTAACCCGAAAGGCTGGATACCTTAATGCTAGGAA TAAAACAGGCTTGGTGTCATCTACCTGGGACAGACAGTTTTACTTCACGCAGGGTGGAAATTTAATGAGTCAGGCCCGTGGGGATGTAGCAGGAGGCCTGGCCATGGACATAGACAACTGTTCAGTGATGGCTGTGGACTGTGAAGACAGACGATATTGTTTTCAGATCACCTCTTTCGATGGAAAAAA ATCTTCAATTTTGCAAGCAGAGAGTAAAAAAGATCATGAAGAG TGGATCTGTACAATAAACAACATATCTAAACAAATATACTTAAGTGAAAATCCagag gaaacTGCTGCACGAGTAAATCAGTCAGCTCTGGAAGCTGTCACTCCTTCCCCATCTTTCCAGCAGAGGCACGAGAGCCTGCGGCCAGCCGCAGG ACAATCTCGGCCACCGACAGCTCGAACCAGCAGTTCAGGATCCTTAGGATCTGAGTCTACAAATTTGGCTGCCCTGTCTCTAGATTCCCTTGTTGCCCCAGACACCCCAATACAGTTTGACATAATTTCTCCTGTGTgtgaagatcagcctggccaggcAAAAGCCTTTGGCCAGGGAGGCAG GCGTACAAATCCATTTGGAGAATCTGGGGGAATTATAAAATCTGAAACTGAAG ATTCTATTCTTCATCAGTTATTTATTGTCCGATTCCTTGGTTCAATGGAGGTGAAATCAGATGACCATCCAGATGTTGTTTATGAAACTATGCGCCAAATCTTAGCTGCCCGGGCCATCCATAACATCTTTCGGATGACAGAATCGCATTTATTAGTCACTTGTGACTGTTTAAA gttAATTGATCCACAGACACAAGTTACAAGGCTCACG TTTCCATTACCTTGTGTAGTTTTGTATGCTACACACCAGGAAAATAAGCGCCTTTTTGGATTTGTTCTTCGGACATCAAGTGGGAGAAGTGAAAGTAATCTGTCATCAGTCTGCTATATATTCGAGTCAAACAATGAGGGGGAAAAG ATATGTGATTCTGTTGGACTGGCAAAACAGATAGCTTTGCATGCTGAACTG GACTTGGAAGAACAAAGTCGGTTGATAGCTGCGTCCAGTAGACCAAACCAAGCCAGTAGTGAGGGGCAGTTTGTTGTCCTTAGCAGTAGCCAGTCAGAAGAGAGTGATttgggagaaggaggaaagaagagagagtcAGAAGCATAA